One Leptodactylus fuscus isolate aLepFus1 chromosome 11, aLepFus1.hap2, whole genome shotgun sequence genomic window, tcttaccttagaaagttcctgcattcatggtcgtatccactggcagccgatcaagataacagactgtgaccacaagatatttagagaaaatctttaaaactctgcaaaatgtttatttacttaaatttgcaaaaatgtttaactgttaattatctacaaatttaaaaatggttatgtacaatacccctttaagtctcctgTGTGATTATAGCAGTAGTGCGCATGCACTTATTCAGCCTCTTCTATAGTATTATTAGAGCACAGTACTCAGCTACCAACATAAGTATCCACAGGACAACAGATAACTGTATGATTGCAGGGAtccgactgccgggacctgcaccAGCCACAAGTCTCCTACTATTAGAGCATTGTACTCAGCTGCCTGTATAAGCATCCACAGGATGGGATATAAGCAATGGCGTAATGATCACAGTCACATATAattctgtatgggggccactgtggagcctataatactgtgtgggggccactgtggagcctataatactgtgtgggggccactgtggagcctatAATATTGTGTGAGATCCACTGTCGTGCATATAATACTATCTAGGGGCCACTGTGTTGCCCAGATACTTTGTGTGGCCCTGTAACCGTCAATATcaaaaatttgctgtagggagggaGAAGGAGGCCCCGGAAaaaagtttgcaccagggcccacaaaactttagttacagcACGGGATATAAGGGTATGATTATGAGGTTCCAACTGCAGGGACCTCCCCCTCAAATACATAATCAGGGGTTCCTGAATCTCCTGTGTTCATGGAGCAATAGTACACATATATGACCACTGACTTATTCACTTCAGTGGTTCCACTAGAGCACTGTACTCGGGTGTCTGCAAACGTCACATAGCAGTAAGTGGAACAAAGATTTCACTTGCACACTATTGGTCCAATCAAACGGGTGGCTCGGGGGCACCCATTCTTGTTATTGTAGGGGATTCTGGCAGTTTCACTACCAGTGATCATACATTTGTCTGTTGTGGTGGTCTCACGTGCGCATACCAGTAGACTCAGGGACCTCCACTCTTGTGATCGGAGGGTATTCCAGCAGTCAGACCACCAATAGTCCTATATTTGTCACCTACAGTGATCTGATATCCGCATACCAGGCCATTCACACAGGGGACTTAGGGACCTCCACTCTTGTAATAGGAGGGGGTTCCAGCAGTCAGACCAATGATGATCTTACGTTTATCACCTATCAACAGATGGTGGACCATGCTCTATGATGTTCTTATACACCAATGGAACATATGAAAAGGAGTTATCTtcctaagacaacccctttaagtagatgttttgcagaagtttcctcaactttatttttattaggtTTGCAGAAATCCATCTACCTGCTCCCACAACAACCACACTAGGATGAATGAACCTGAGTTTCAAGCGCTGAAATTTCTTTGACTAATCTGTCATGAATTAATTTAACCCTTTTTAATATCACCTTGTACCAATAGTAGCATTTGGTCACTTAGAGACATATATAATATGGGAAAAGGATAAATAAATTCCAAGCATCTGCAGcacttgtattgttttttttatttctattggtTTTCAGCTGTCATATTGGCAGTttaaaaccaataatagtgctctGTAGAGTATTTTAACAGATGTAGGGGTATATATAGGTAGCCACAaactgataaagcaatgcatttgttGCTAGTTTCATTCCTCATAGATCAAACTTGCaccaaaaattggaaaaaaattggCAACCTATTAGGCCTTGACTACCAcagcatctaagaggttaaatGGTCACTGTGAATGAAAGATTataaatgataatctgttttcccttagcccaaacagcagcacaactggggtattcctgcccctatgagctgttaggacaggtggaatttttaattacctaacagctttgacccctataagaggtcggaagacctgctcctcccttgtgttagtagcaagtataaaGTACAGTGTATATTTCacagaaataatacaaaatagtACACTATAGTACaaaaaatacagcatagggagggagccttgtgctactgtttgggctaagggaaaacagattatcattcataatctttcattccccctatgcccaacagcagcacaactggggatttagcaagtatagcttttaccctagggtgggtgatcctggcaggctgatgccaacacAGAGTGTCCGCGCGCCACGGTTTCAGCCATAAGGGACGTCTGGCCGCCGTGGAGAGAGCCATCGCCCTAGCTGCCAGTCTTGCCTGGAATCGCGTAGCCTCCGAAAGGTGATCCACTAGGAGGTCGATATCCTTGACTGCAGAGAGGAGATCATCCCTGTTGACTCCTGCATCTATATCCCTACTGAGGGAACGTAACTCCGTCTGGAGGCCCGAGACGACCTCATTAGCCATGATGGCCACAAAGGCCTGAGCGGAAGAGACTGCATAAGTACGCCTCAAGGATCCTTCTGCCCGCCGGTCCATGGGATCACGTAGACCCGAGCCGTCCTCTGCGGGGAGTACCGTGCGCCGGGAAAGTTTTGCCACTGCAATGTCCACCTTAGGTGGCGGATCCCAGGCCCCCTTCTGGGATTCAGTGGTAGGAAACAGTGCCCTGAACCTCTTGGACGGCACAAACGCCCTTTCGGGACGTCTCCACTCTCCCTCCATGGTACGAATTAGATCCAAACTGCCTCTGAAGGTCTTAGACCTGTGGCTCGGCCCCTCGCCAGCTTCCCGATCTCTAGGCCTGATGATCTTGAAGAGCCTAGGCATCCTCTCCAGCGGGAAGATCTCCCTCTCCGTATCCTCAGAGGAGGAATCCATCTCCCTGATGTGTAGCTtctccagggggggggggagagggcttGGTTGACTCCAGGCGGGGCCTCTTTGCCAGGTGGGAGACGGTGTCCTCCACCTTCCTCATGGAGTGTGACACAAAGTCCTTGACCCACGACACCACCTCGCGGATGGGGGTGGCTTCAGAGGGAGGAGCTTTGCACCCCTGGCAAAACCTGTATTCACAGGAGTCTGGCAGCGGGATCCTGCATTTGGCGCAGGCCAGATGCTTCCTCTTGGACGCACTCTTTCTCCTGGGAGGAAGGGCGGAAGAGGATGACATTCTAGAAAAGAAGAGACAAAACAATCAATATCCTTAAAATCAGCCACCCACACCCTCCCCCTCCACCAGACCTCACGCAGCGTAACTTTGTTTCAACAAAGCAAACAGCAAGCGAATACTACTCTGACACAGGGTGCTTGAGTAGGTGcttgtaaccggagcgacaagcaaagACTGAGTGGTGGAGGAATGTTTTTAACTGTCTTCAGACAGAAGGGGTGGGGCCAGGATCCGAAGCCCCGCCCCCTAGCAAACCTGTTTTGACAGGCCCAATCACGGTCACTACCCCCTCTTGTAGCAGCTGTAGGGCGGAGGGGGTGGGACCGGCCATGCCTGGGAGTCCATTAGGactattaaaatgtaaaaatgttgcCTCTACTCCTAGGTCGCGGCCTAGTCCGGGCCACGACCTACCATGCATGCCCGGCCGGACCGGAAGTGGCCGCCCGCATAGAACTGCCGCCAGAAACCCGCCCGCGAAACAAAGTTCCGCCCGGCCGCCGGAAAACAGAAAGTTCCCCCCCCTCCGGCTCCAGTGCGAGATATGAGCTGGCGCCAGCAAGAAGCGGAGGAGTCGACAAACCGGAGTGCGGCCAGGAAACAGGCCGAGGTAAGAGTCCAGGGGAGAGGGAAAGCCCTGGCCCCAGTAAGAGGCCAGAACACCTCTCCCcctgccacctgtcctgtcccacaggacagaaaaaaacacaatggggagttggtcttccgacctcttataggggtcaaagctgttaggtaattaaaaattccacctgtcctccacagctcataggggcagcaataccccagttgtgctgctgttgggcgtagggggaaaggttCTGCTAGGCACAGGACACCCATGCATTATCTTATAGTGGCGTAAAAACACAGTGATGTGCCTGGAGTCATCTTGATAGCCGCCATAAAAATGTGTTAATGGCATAAATATCGTGGTGATCATGTAaatttaaggctctgttcagatcatgttttttacatctgtttatgGGATGTAAAAGAATTTACGCAAACATATGCCCGTCCATTTACATAGACAAATATTCATTAATATCAAAAATATTGATTTGCATccatttttgtaaactttttgtaTCTGTTAAATGAATGTAGAAAATATGATTTGAATGAAGCCCAACCTCACTTATGCTATGGTCAATTTTTACCACAATATCCcttctgacatgtgaatggccctCGACAAAACTGAGGGAGCCATTCTGTTACTACAGCAGCTAAAAGCCTTGTGAAGACTCCCAGACCTGCCACAATAAACtattacaatataataataatacatttaataatacattttatttatatagcgccaacatatttcacagcgctgtacaatttgtagggttcaaatacagacagaaagatacattataagaaaagtcatttcacacaatgggactgattgccctgctcgcaagagcttacaatctatgaatataaatataaatataacattATTCATACTATATTGtgaaaggaaataaaaaattacaatgtACGAATTGCAGTTTTTTATTCACCTTACCACCCAcgtaaaaaagaataaaaagttaTATGTACCCTAtaatgatatcaataaaaaaatagcttgacaacaaaaatgaaaaaagaaaaaaatgacaggtctcagaatatggtgatgcaaAGAAAACAATGAAGCATATAAACAAAACTTGTGAAATACTGGAGCAATTACATatttttctaattccaccccaaTAAGGTGTTTTCTGGCatttatatactgatgacctctcctttGTACATGTCACCACTATGTGATAGGTGGGGATTGGACACCCAGCCGCCTCAGAAATCTGCTGGTTGAAGACGCTGCATCATTAGAGTGAGTGCTACAGCCTCTTTACTGCATGCCAAGCACAAGTCCATACATTGtgtaaggggctgttcacacaggcacagagggggcggattatgtcgcagaatccacgtcataatccgcaccctcacaatggtggtctatggagacccctcgtgatcttttttctgtgagcgtcaacatgccgctcacggaaaaaagaagcgagctgccctttcttcaggcggattctgcggctaattgagccgcagcgtccgcctcgcggcagcactctcctgactaggcccactccagagtggcttcccgcgtcaaaatcaggaccaaaatacgctattacgcgcacgtgtgaactaagcctaagggtTATGCTTGCTAtttcagctcagcctcattcacgtcaatgggacggagctgctgctgtaccatgtgatgaCGATTGTGATGTCATTGGCACAAGGTAGAGCCCACAGTGTTCATGAGCCCCGCAGCCTCTTCAGAAAACTAGATGCAGGGGCtccaagtgttggacccccaccaatcaattATTGATGGCCGATCCTAAGGCTAGATCATCAGGATGTAGGTCCTGGTAAAATAATCTTCCAGCTTCTGAACTGTATGGagcattaaatggtgccattggaAAATACAACTTGTTCTACAGAAAATAAGCCTTCACCTAGCCACAgtatgtgaatggaaaaataaaaaaaagtgcttGTTTTTGGGAGGCAGGGtataaaaaaattatcaaagaaAATGGGTGCAGCATGAAGGGGGCACTGAACACAGTAACTGCAAAACCtagataaatttggtatcactgtaattgtAGTGATGttcagcaggggcgtaactactagagatgagcaagtacgtttcgaatagcacgcacccatagcaatgaatggagccttcCAGCTTGCAGACGGGGCCAgcctgccatttcgaatagtacttgcccatctctagtaactaccagggtagcagcagtagcggctgccacagggcccaagacaatagggggccctgtagcagctgctattgctgcattttattttaataggccgttacctgctggagtaactccagcaagtaacaggccctatttacttaccgatcctcacaaacactatcattatactcagcggTCTTTTCAgattcccgagtataatgattggaggcccaagggaggcgaaggaacataaaaaaacactgttacttacctctcctggcttcaggcaggctacaagcctacttgtgtgatgtccctgacatcaTATCAACCAGGGTTTGTGCCCTTATGTGTTGCAAcacaagccccggctcaagtgacgtcctgtacgtcattgaagatggccaacattagCAGGGACTGCATCGGagcccagggagaggtaagtaacagtgttttttatatttgtatcctccccctggtctccgattattatactctggggtatattctgtgtacaagggccactatggggcacatcataccatgtgcaggggtcactactgGGCATAACGcagtgagcaggggccactatggggtataattgtgcatgcaggaatgtgggggagggggtcgaTCGGTTGGGGCGGTTGGTTAGTCAGGGTCTCCGACGGGATCAGGAGGGAGATGTCAAAACTACgcaacggggccccgccattcctagttatgtcactggTGATGTTTCCATCATGTACCCAATATGGGCAGGAAGGGACAAAGGCAACCACAAAGGGCCAGGGTTTGTGCAAAATTAACCCCAAAAAGTTGGCACTTTTTGGGCATTCTTGGGTTGAAAAGGGTGTTCCCTGTGTTGGGGTGTGGGTGAATTTTGCTGCTAACTATGTATATACCAATTTcttttactgtacattatatgtacctCACAATGGGATCATTATAAAATACAGTtccacaaaaaaaacaagccctcatatgtctATACTGATGGAAACTTGAAGGTTATGGCTTCTTATGGCATGGGAAGGGTCAAATAAACGAAACCCAGGCTTACAACTTTGGTGCCACAGATAGGTAGCTCAGAgggcatgctggaagttgtagttctcTATTTTATTCTCCCACTGGCACAAATCATATGACGAGGACCACGTGACAGTCACAGGTCCTTAGGGCGGGCCGGCAATGAATGAGGTGGTCACGTGATGTGACAGTGACGTGTCTGGTCATCTGACACGGAGAGAAGTAACACTGTGGTGAACGGCGAGCCGGGAAGCTGAGAGAACATGGCGAGTCAGTCAGCGGGGATCCAGCAGCTGCTCCAGGCCGAGAAGAGGGCGGCGGAGAGAGTGACCGAGGCCCGGAAACGTGAGAGCGGCAGTTACCGGGAGGGGGGCGCCAGTGCTGACAACCTGTTGCATCTCCTCAGCGCCTGCCCAGGATTATCCCTGAGAGTCCCGGTGTGGCAGGCCGGCTTATGCTGGGCAGGGGGTGATGGAGGTTGTAGCTTACAGCAGTTAGAGGGCCACAGGTGGCCATAGAGTGGTGTCACTGCGCAGGCTTCATGTGGGAACCCCAAATATGACACCGCAGCTGCCTcataggtggggggagggaggaaaATAGTAACATGTATGGCAGGCAGAGGGTTAACTTCCTGTACCGGTGGGGGAGGGTACAAGTACCTTGTAAAGGTATAGAGATGGCCGGCATTATGGTGGGGATCATTTAAGGGGTCTTCCGATGTTTCCATAAACTGTGAACTGCTTCCACCTTATGGAAGGTTCCTGGGATCTGCACCTGTCATCAATCCTTCAGGCTGGAGTCCCTTCAAGGGAAACTTTACATTTTACCAATGCCATTATTCATCACAGAGCCCATCAGGCTCCTTGGTCATTGCTTTCGCTTAGATATGACCTTATCTATCTTTGCCCTGTATCCTTAGTCAAGAAGGACACAAATGACTgatttaggccctgttcacacaaaTTAATACAGACTGGAAAATCCGATCCCTACGTTTGCAGGATTTCCTGGCCCGAGCTCAGACTAGAGACACAGACTCCATGGATTGTAGTGATctatgatgccgggagtccctgcctgTAGCGTCACTGTCCTATACTGTTATATAGTATAGGCCAAGAGGGCCGCAGTgcggcagggactcctaacattatACATCACTATGATACATGGCGTCTGTGTCCTGGCCAGGAAATCCAACCAATAATACGCTGCAGTGTAACACTGTAACAGAAGTCAAGTTACTACAAGATGGTCATAAACTCCATcaggttttttgtatttttttgtgtcCTGGCCAGAGCTAATTATGAGTAGCAACGTAAAAGTATGGCAATGAAAGCAGCGCCACATTGCGATCTGTACCCATGCAAAGTGTGTCCATGCCTTGCTCACTATGTTACCCTAGTGTCACATACATGTTGCAGATCACAATGATACATTGCAATATAGTATTTCATGTTTATTCATGTGGTCAAGTTGCAGCATATCACATGACTGTCACAACCAAacttgttggattttttttctgctagtcacAAGTAACACCATGGACAagaatgcaaggtttttttttttgtaaaattaacCCCAAAAGTTGGCACTTTTTGGGCATTCCTGGGTGTGAGAGGGGCATTGCCTGTTGGGGTGTGGCATCTCTGGttgtataccacctagaaaaatggttctgttaTTATGAGTAAGTTTTAGCTATAACAGAACACGAGATATCACAGTCAGAAATTTGCATATATAAAGCCATTAGTCTGGGTGTtagaaaaccagagatacagccatttgaagtgacgtTTTGTACATGTGCCACACTGAGTACATGGGTACGGGCAAAATTGCCCTGGCATTGCTAGTGGTAActttacattacaaaaaaaacaacacaatagcaaaaaaataacGTGAGTGACGCTTAAATATAGTCTAttataggggtattcccatttaaGTCATATTCTGCCCCTCTAgccttagaagtgaatggagagagccagACCTGTCTCTGCTCACTGAAGCCATTAGACTTGGTCCATGGACCCCATTCTCCAGATAGGTGTGAGTCCCAGGTTTGGGACGAGCGTTTGTCTGGTATTTAGAGCATGTATCTGGATATCCCATTAAATTATATCCCTTTTGTGGACGATAGCTATAGAAGGAGCACAAAATATGTGTTCTATGGTCCGTATCATGTGATCATCATCTTTATGCCTTAAAAGGGTTATCTAGTTTTTACTATTGGTGGCCTATTCTTAGTatcggccatcaatattagatctgtgaggatcTGATATCAAGggatcctgcagatcagctgtaccaagacaACATgggtcccagtattgtttacacgaAGGAGCCACGcggctcacttgccatacaatgtGTAGTGGCAGGTTTTGGTAGTGCTGCATTGAATTCTGTGGGGCAGCGTTGCAGTACCTACCCCcactgctacagtttgtatggtaagtgagcagcatggctcccagcaTGTCTGCGCTGTCTCAGTACCGCTGATGCCAGTCAGTCTGTGGTAGGGTCATGGCTGGTGCTGTTGGTGTAGCAGCAGTCGTATTGTTGCCCTCTATTCATGGCAGCTTCCACCATGTTTGCAGATGATGTGTTTACTACTGCTGCTGATAGTTAGCGCTGTCATGTTTCCAAAAGGCATTCAGCTTCTCACAACTCCCACTTTCTTCTACTTCAGGAAAGAACAGACGTCTGAAACAAGCCAAAGAGGAGGCGCAGGCAGAAATTGAGCAGTATCGGCTGCAGCGTGATAAGGAGTTCAAGTCTAAAGAGGCTGCAGTACGTATTGAACCCATATTTCTAcaggaggcttaaaggggttgtctggggagttaAGATTACCGTAACTGAGTCGAAAGACACTTGTTGATGAACCCGGAGGTTCTGGCCTGGTTGTAACccctgggtcacatgattggaaccagcCACCAATCTCCGGTCCCTCCACCCTCTCCTTCTGCTGGgcattgaaatttaaaaaaatgcaacctGTTCTTGACTGCCCTGTTCCTCCAATCTAGCAGGAGCAAGTTGCGTGTCGGGGATATTGGGCAGGAGATAGGTGGGTTATTACTGCCTCTGTCTTCTCTTTTAAACGCTACTTAGTGCTGAATGATCTCTTTGTAGTGAATAATAGAAGGAGATACTGTGACACACTTAACTTTTTTTGGCATGGCCAGATTCCATTTTATTAAACCAGGCCCAGTTTCTTATTGCTTAGTTCTATAGCATACGGGGAAGCTCATGCTGCAGCCAGTTATAAGTGGAGGAGAGGGGACATGACTGACTTCCTGAGACAGAGATTTCTTTTATAGATTTAATTGTAATGCAGcatggaaggggttaatggctggCATATTTGTGCAGTTCTTTCTGCGTGGTGTTCCTATATTGGAGAAGGTTCCTGTGTGttgccctcccccacacacatgtATGCCTTCCTGGGTGTGCTCAGTCATTTGTTCCACTTGAAGTTCCCCCATATTAACATTTCACGTGACCTTGAAAATCACAGTAAATGAATGGCCATTGCCTGAAAATCGCTTTATGTCAAGCATTAGGATTTGACAAACCATAGGTTGGCGAGGGGAATCTGACAGGTAGGGTTTGCCTGCTTATTGTTGTGCATTCATTATTCTACATGCTTGAAAGCTGGCGGCAGTCTCTTCAGGTGGAAAATGAAATGTCTGCAGTCCTCAGAAGAAGTAATAAATGTATGATTTTTGGGCGTCCTAAGCCCCTATTCTGGGGGTGTTTGAGATTGACATTGTGAATGGAACACTAGTGCGCTTGtgtgactggcactccattcacttctgtggggtcACCAGGACTGTAATGCTCCTGCCGGACCGTAGAATTGAAAGGAGTGCTGGCCGTGCAatcgcactggtgctccattctcaAGGAGGACTTCTGATCACTGAGGGACCCGGTGTTTGGGCCTCGggcaatcagacacttattccctgtcctgtggaaaGGAGAgaagtgtccataacaggaccACCTCtttaatttccctgcagtgctacCACAGAAAGAAATTGAGAATCACACAGTGTCATTGGAAATGAGCATGTGGGGTTATGTGAGAGGCACCTTGGCCAAGAGATGAAGATTCTGAGCGGAGATCTCCTTCTCTGTTAGCCTAAAATTTCCTAATAGGGTTTTGGAAAATGGGTTTCTAAACTAGCCAATGCCTTTAAATATGAATTTGTGTCCCTTTGTATTGTGGTAATGGTTTATGCATCTTTTCACTTTGCCTCTGCTCTTTTTTAGGCTTTGGGCTCTCATGGTAGCTGCAGTGAAGGAGTGGAGAAGGAAACCATTGAGAAGATCTCCATCATCCAGGGGAACTATCAGCAAAACAGAGAGATAGTTTTAGAGCAGTTACTGTCCCTAGTGTGTGATATAAAGCCCGAAATTCACATCAACTATCGTATCAATGGTTAAAGCCTCTTAGGTGAAGTTAGCCATTGTCCCCCTCATTACTATGTATTGTGCCCAGGCACATGAGCAGCTTTCCCTGGATTTAGCACTACCCACTGTTGTCTATGCAAAGCCCTAATGTAATAGTTGGTGGAGCCACAAGCAGCTCTCATTAGGACGTAGGGTTATCCAGATTTTACCGTGAGCCTTACACAAAGGAGTTAACCAATACACTGTATGAAATTTCTGATATGAAAGGGGAACCAAAAGACCGGAAATACTGAGGGCTGAAGGATCTAGAAGACTTCTGGTTTTACAAAGAATTGTGTCTTAATCAGGTCTTTCTCAGATTTTTTTCTGACATCTTAGTTTGCACTTCTTACTACCTTTTAAGATTAAATCTTTTCAGTTTTCCTTCACCATTGGTGTCTTTATTTCAATGCAGCTCCTTTTCGCTATATACAGGTTTTGCTATAGGAAGATCAAGAAGAAAGCTCAGGTGTTATTGAAATAAACCTCAAGATTGCAGGTACATGTTCTCTCATATTTAGGGACTGCATTATATGTGACTGCCTAAAATTATTACTTTAGTTATTCCTACCATTTGCCCCAACTGTCTCTAACGTTTCAGACAGTGTCTTCATTTAATAGCTTGCGATTctgaaccaaaatgtaatgcattttatttaaaaacagtGCTGCTTTCTGTCTGAAGCACCTGTCTAAGGAtccgttcacacagcagaaatggaatttgaggtggacttcCATATTGAATTCCTCTCCACTTTGAGAGACTCTGGCTTTCCACCCCAGCTTTTACTCACTGACTAGCCCAAATCCAGGTTCACATCATCTTTATGCAACTGGAGACTCCCGTTGCAGTGTATATCAAAAATCAATGCACAGAAAAGTGGTGGAAGTTTGACTTTGT contains:
- the ATP6V1G1 gene encoding V-type proton ATPase subunit G 1, giving the protein MASQSAGIQQLLQAEKRAAERVTEARKRKNRRLKQAKEEAQAEIEQYRLQRDKEFKSKEAAALGSHGSCSEGVEKETIEKISIIQGNYQQNREIVLEQLLSLVCDIKPEIHINYRING